From the Micromonospora echinofusca genome, the window GAAGCCGAGGTGCCCCGCCACCCGGCGCTCCAGTTCCGCCACCCGCTCGGCGTCGCCGTCGAAGAGGTCGAGCTGGTCGGCGGCGGTGCCGACCGGGCCCTTGATGCCGCGCAGCGGATACCAGTTGATCAGGTCGTCCAGCCGCTCGTACGCGATGAGCAGCTCCTCCGCGGCCGACGCGAAGCGCTTGCCCAACGTGGTGGCCTGCGCCGCGACGTTGTGCGAGCGGCCGGTCATGACCAGGTCGGAGTGCTCGACGGCGAGGCGGGCGAGCCGGGCGAGGGTGGCGACCACGCGGTCGCGGATCAGCTCCAGCGAGCGGCGCACCTGGAGCTGCTCGACGTTCTCGGTGAGGTCCCGGGAGGTCATCCCCTTGTGCACGTGCTCGTGCCCGGCGAGCGCGCTGAACTCCTCGATCCGGGCCTTCACGTCGTGCCGGGTGACCCGCTCCCGCTCGGCGATCGAGGCCAGGTCGACCTGGTCGAGCACCCCCTCGTACGCCTCGACGACGCCGTCGGGCACGGGGACGCCGAGATCCCGCTGGGCCCGGAGCACGGCGAGCCAGAGCCGCCGCTCCATCCGGATCTTCTCCTCGGGCGACCAGAGGGCGACCAGCTCGGGTGAGGCGTACCGGTTGGCGAGCACGTTCGGGATCGTCACGTACCTCAGTCTTTCACGTCGCCCGGGACGGCCCGGACGAGGACGTCCGCCCGCCCGACCGCGCGGACACCGTGCTCGACCGGCGCAGGATATTCCGGAACAGGACCAGGGCAGCGCTGGAGAGGACGGCGACTTTGCCGCAGGGGAGGTGGGAAGGCCGGCGCTCCGGCTGCCAAGCAGGCACGCCGCGCGTGCCACCTCACTGGCCGGGCAGTTCCCGCCCCGGTGCCCGACACGAAGCGATCTGTTGCGGCCGGTATCACCAGGCGGGGCGGGCGGCCGGGTCGAGGGCGAGGTCCCGGAGCTGTTCCGGGGTGAGCACGAACCGTCCGTCACGGCTGTGCAGCCAGATCCTGATCCAGGTGCCGTCGGGGTACAGGACGTCGACCCGCCGGAAGTGGGTCACGTCCCCGCCCCCGAAGGCTTCCATGACGCGCGCGGTCTCCCGGACGCGCGCGCCGTCCGGCCCCGTCGACAGGCCGCACGAGTCGACGATCTGCTTCCCGCAGTCCATGACGTCGCGGTTCAGGCCCGGCTGCGGCTCGGCCAGCGCCAGGACGGACAACTCGTTGCCGAACGCGCCGGTGGGGTCGACCGGATAGGCGCGCACCGAGAAACCGACGTTGCGGTAGTCCTCGGACGCGACCCCGGCCGGCGCGTCGCGGGCCGGTGCCGTCGGAACGACGCCGCGGCCCACCCCGGTCGGTGGCACCCACCGGACTCCGGGCGCCCGCGCCACGAGGGCCGCCGCCACCCCGTCCCGGTAGCGCCCGGCCGCCTCCGTGGGCAGGTGCTGGTTGCTCTTGCGGTGCGGGGGGCGCGAGGCGGACGCCGGGGCCGCCGGCTGCAGGTCCGGACGGTCGACCACCAGGCCCGCGCCGAGCACCAGCGCGAGCACCCCGCCGGCCGCCGAGGCGTACGCCCCGAGCCGGCGCGTGCGGACCAGCCGGCGCTGCCGCAGGATCACCCCGTCCAGGTCGATCGAGGAAGGCGGCGCGTGGCCGATCGCCGCGTCGAAGATCTCCCGGTACGTCACGCGAACCCTCCCGTCCGCAGGGCCGGCTGGTCCACGGCCAGCAGGCGTAGCGACTCCAACGCTCTGGCGGCCTGGCTCTTCACCGTGCCGGTGGTGACGCCGAGGATCTGCGCGGTGTCCTCCACGGAGAGGTCGCAGTAGAAGCGCAGCACCACCACGGCGCGCCGCCGCTCGGGCAGCTTGCCGAGCAGTTCGAGCAGCAGCTCCCGGTCGGCCAGGTCGGGTTCGGAGTCCGGCGCGGCACCGTCGGGAACCTCGTCGGTGCTGCGTTCGCGCCGCCACGGCCGCCGCCGCTCGTCCAGCCAGACGCGCGTGAGCACCCGCCGCACGTACGCGTCGACGTTCTCCGCCGCGCGGACCCGGGGCCAGGCCCGGTAGAGCTTGCCGAGCGTGATGGAGACGAGGTCGTCCGCGGTGTGCCAGTCCCGGCAGAGCAGGTACGCCGTGCGGCGCAGGTGATCCAGCCGGGCACCGACGAACTGCCGGTACTCGTCCTCGTCCGCCCGCCTCATCCGTCCCGCCTCCGCCGCCTCATGCCCAGGGGACGGAGCGCGGGGCCGCGCGGGTTGCCCGCGCCGGGGTCAGCGTTCGAGGATGGCGGTCACGCCCTGGCCGCCTGCGGCGCAGATGGAGATCAGGCCCCGGCCGCCGCCCTTTTCCGCCAGCAGCTTCGCCAGGGTCGCCACGATCCGCCCGCCGGTGGCCGCGAACGGGTGCCCCGCGGCCAGCGACGAGCCGTTGACGTTCAGCTTCTCCCGGTCGATCGCGCCGAGCGGGGCGTCCAACCCCAGCCGGTCCTTGCAGAACTCGGGGGACTCCCAGGCGGCCAGGGTGGCCAGCACCTGCGAGGCGAACGCCTCGTGGATCTCGTAGTAGTCGAAGTCCTGAAGCGTCAGCCCGGCCCGCTCCAGCAGTCGGGGCACCGCGTAGGCGGGGGCCATGAGCAGCCCCTCGTCGCCGTGCACGAAGTCGACGGCGGCGGCCTGCGACCAGGAGAACCACGCCAGCACGGGCAGGTTGTGCTCGCGGGCCCACTCCTCGCTGGCCAGCAGCACCGTCGAGGCGCCGTCGGTCAGCGGCGACGAGTTGCCGGCCGTCATGGTCGCCGCCTCGGCGTCGGGTCCCTTCGCGCCGAAGACCGGCTTCAGCGTGCCGAGGCGCTCCAGGCTGGTGTCGGGACGCAGGTTCTGGTCCCTGGTGAGCCCGAGGTAGGGGGTGACCAGGTCGTCGAAGAACCCCCGGTCGTACGCGGCGGCGAGCCGCTGGTGCGAGCGCAGCGCCAGCTCGTCCTGGGCCTGCCGGTCGACCTGCCAGCGCAGCGCCGTGCGGGCGGCGTGCTCCCCCATCGACAGCCCGGTACGCGGCTCCGCGTTGCGCGGGATCTCCGGCTTGAACGGCTGGGTGGGGCGCAGCTTCGCGGCGATCCTCAGCCGCTCGCCGAGGGTGCGGGCGCTGTTGAGCCGGAGCAGTGTGCGGCGCATCTCCTCGTTGACCGCGAGCGGCGCGTCGGAGGTGGTGTCCACGCCGCCGGCGATGCCGACCTCGATCTGCCCGAGGGCGATCTTGTTGGCGACCAGGATGGCGGCCTCCAGCCCGGTGCCGCAGGCCTGCTGGATGTCGTACGCGGGGGTGTGCGGGTCGAGCTTCGAGCCGAGCACGACCTCGCGGGTCAGGTTGAAGTCCTTCGCGTGCTTGAGCACCGCGCCGGCCACCACCTCGCCGACCCGCTGGCCGGCCAGGCCGAACCGGGCGACGAGCCCGTCCAGCGCGGCGCCCAGCATGTCGGCGTTCGACGCGCTGGCGTACCGCGAGTTGGACCGCGCGAAGGGGATGCGGTTGCCGCCGATGACCGCGACCCGCCGGATGCTCTGCACGATCCCGCCTCCTCGAAAGACTTGCCCTTACCTTACTCGCCAGTAGGCTACGCCTATGACCGACAGGTACGCGAGCTTCGTCCGATCGGGGGCCGGCCGCACGCTGGTCAAGCGCCTCGGGCTGCCCGACCCGCCGCGACTGCGCCGACACACCCCCGGCGACCCCATCGTGCCCGGCCCCGTCCTGCTGGGCGCCGCGACCGGCGGCCGGCTCGCCGAGCAGGCCGGCAAGGTCCTGACCGCCGCCGGGGTCGAGCTGCGCGATCCCGGCGCCGTGGAGTCCACCGAGCGCTTCGCCGCCCTGGTGTACGACGCCACCGGCGTCACCGACTCCGCCGAGCTGCGCCAGCTGTACGACTTCTTCCACCCGCGCGCCCGCTCGGTGCTGCCCAGCGGCCGGGTCGTCGTGCTCGGCACCCCGCCCGACGAGTGCGGCTCGCCCCGGGAGGCGACCGCCCAGCGGGCCCTGGAGGGGCTGACCCGCAGCATCGGCAAGGAGTTCGGCCGGGGCGTCACCGCCCAGCTCGTGTACGTGACGAAGGACCCGGACGCCGGCACCTGGACCAGCGTGGAGGCGACCCTGCGGTTCCTGCTCTCCGGCCGGTCCGCGTACGTCTCGGGGCAGGTCGTGCGGGTCGGTGCCGGCACGGCCGTCGCCCCGGCCGACTGGGACCGCCCGCTGGACGGGCAGGTCGTGCTGGTCACCGGGGCGGCCCGGGGCATCGGCGCGGCGCTGGCCCGGGTGCTGGCCCGCGACGGCGCCCGGGTGGTCGCGCTGGACATCCCGGCGGCCGGGGACGAGCTGGCGGCGGTCGCCAACGAGATCGGCGGCACGGCCGTCCAGTTGGACCTGACCGCCCCCGACGCCCCGGCCCGGCTCGCCGCGCACTTCGCCGACCGGCACGGCCGGGTCGACGTGGTGGTGCACAACGCCGGCATCACGCGCGACAAGACCCTCGGCCGGATGGACGCCGACCGGTGGGACTCGGTCATCGACGTCAACCTCTCCAGCCAGGAACGGATCAACGACGTGCTGCTGGAGCGGGAGCTGATCCCGGCGGGCGGCCGGATCGTCTCGGTCTCCTCGATCGCCGGCATCGCCGGCAACCGGGGCCAGACCAACTACGCCACCAGCAAGGCGGGCGTGGTCGGGCTGGTGGAGTCGCTCGCCCCGGCGCTGCGCGGGCGGCAGATCAGCGTCAACGCGGTCGCCCCCGGGTTCATCGAGACCCGGCTGACGGCGCGCATCCCGCTGGTGATCCGCGAGGCGGGCCGGCGGATGAACAGCATGTCCCAGGGCGGGCTGCCGGTGGACGTCGCCGAGACCATCGGCTGGCTGGCGTGGCCGGCCTCCGGCGCGGTCAGCGGCAACGTCGTCCGGGTCTGCGGCCAGAGCCTGCTGGGGGCGTGATGGCGAGGAGAGGACAGCCGCCGCAGGAGCCGGACGACCTGTCGGTGCACGAGCTGATCGACGGCCCGACCGAGATCCTGTCGCAGGACACCCTGGACGCGATCCGCGGGCCGGAAGCGTCCGGCCACGACCTGAGCCTCGAACAGACGCACGACCTCTCCGCCTCCGCCGTGGAGGTGACGCAGGACCTCGCCGGCGCGGTCGGGCCGGCCGGGACGGGTGCCCGGGAGCGCGTCGAGCTGCCCCGGATGCCGGCGGCCGGTGCGCTCTACCGAAGGGCGCTGCTCGGCGCGCTGCCCGGCCTCGGCGGTGGGCGGCGCTCGTCGGGCGTCCCGGCGGTCGAGTTGGCCGTCGGCGGGATCGCCGTCGACCGGACGCACCTCGCCGACTACGACCGGGTCTGCGGGTTCCGGCTCACCGACCGGCTGCCCGCCACGTTCCCGCACGTCATGGGCTTTCCGTTGGCCCTGCGGCTGATGACCGCGCCCGAGTTCCCCATCCCGCTGACGGGCGTGGTGCACGTCGGCAACCGGATCACCGTGCGCCGCCCGGTCACCGCCGACGAGACCCTCGACTTCTCCGCGTACGCGGAGAACCTGCGTCCGCACGACCGGGGGCGGCAGGTCGACGTGGTGCTCGTCGGCTCGGTCGGCGGGGAGGAGGTCTGGCGGGGCGTCTCGACGTACCTCGGCAGGGAGGGCAAGCGGGGCGGCGGCGGGCGGCGCGACCAGCCCGGGCGGCCCACGACGCCGGCCGGCTCGGCGCGCTGGCGGGTCGAGCCCCGCGTCGGTACGGACTACGGCCGGGTCTCCGGCGACCACAACCCGATCCACACTTCGCGCCTCGGCGCCCGGCTGTTCGGTTTCCCCCGGCCGATCGCGCACGGGATGTGGAGCAAGGCGCGCTGCCTGGCCGCGCTGGAGAACCGGCTGCCGGACGCCTACACGGTCGAGGTGGCCTTCAAGCTGCCGGTGCCGCTGCCGAGCACGGTGAGCTTCGGGCTGCTGCCGGAGGGCGGGTTCGCCCTGCACGACTCGCGCGGCCGGCCGCACCTGGCGGGCCTCGTGCGCTGAGCCGCCCCCGGCCGACGCTGAGCCGCCCCCGCCGAGGCTGACGCGCCCCTGACGAAGCCGACACGCCCCTGCCGGATCCGCTCCCGGGCTTGGCAGGGGCGTTTCGGTGCGCTAGGTTGTTCTCACATCGAGATGTTCTCAGGATGAGAGAGACATGGTTGACGAGCAGGACTTCCTGGCCGCGTACGACCCCCGGGCCTATCCGTCGGTCGCCGTGACCGTCGACGTGGTGGCGCTGACCATCCGGGACGGCGCGCTGCACCTGCTGCTGATCCGGCGCGGCCAGCCCCCCTTCGAGGGCCACTGGGCGCTGCCGGGTGGATTCGTCCGCCCCGACGAGGACCTCGCGGCCGGCGCCCGGCGGGAGCTGGCCGAGGAGACCGGGCTCGGGGGCGAGGGGCTGCGCCGCGTACACCTGGAGCAGTTGGGCAGCTACGGCACCCCCGACCGCGACCCGCGGATGCGCGTCGTCTCCGTCGCCCACCTCGCGTTCGCCCCCGACCTGCCGGACCCGGCCGCCGGCACCGACGCCGACGAGGCGATCTGGCTGCCGGTGACCGCGCTGACCAGCCGACAGCTCGCCTTCGACCACGGCCGGATCATCGACGACGCGCTGGAGCGGGCCCGGTCCAAGCTGGAATACACCCCGCTCGCCACGCGCTTCCTCGCCGGCGAGTTCACCGTCAGCGAGCTGCGCGCCGTCTACGAGACGGTCTGGGGCCACCCGCTGCACGCCGGCAACTTCCACCGCAAGGTGCTCTCCGTGCCGGGCTTCGTCGAGAGCACGGGCACCAGCACCGAGCGCGGCGGCGCCCGCGGCGGCCCCCGCGCCCGGCTCTACCGGGCCGGCGACGCCCGGCTGCTGCACCCGGCGCTGCTGCGCCCCGCCCGGGAGGAGACGGTGCGATGAGGACCGCGGAAGCCGTCCGCCTGGTCACGGCGGCCCGCACCGACGCCGACCTGTTCGGCACGGACCAGTCGGCCCGCCGCTACCGCGAGCTGGTCGCGGCCCTGCACCCCGACCGCCTGCCGGCCGACCCGGCCGTACGCGCCGAGGCCACCGACGCTTTCATCCGGGTCACCACCCGCTGGCGGGCCCGGCAGGTCACCGTGCTCGGCGACTACCGCCTCGGCACGCCGGCCCACTCGGGCGACCTGGCCGACCTCTACGACGTCGGGGCCGACCGGCTGCTCAAGCTGCCCCGGCGCCCCACCGACAACGACCTGATGGCCCGGGAGGCGCACGCCCTGCGCACCATCGCCGAGCGTGGCGACCCGCGCTACCTGCCGTACGTGCCCCGGCTGGTGGACTCGTTCAGGCACTCCGACGCCGCGACCGGCGCCGAACGGCGGATCAACGTGCTCGCCACCGCGCCCGGCCTGCACGACCTCGACGAGATCCGGCGCGCGTACCCGGACGGGGTCGACGCCCGCGACGTGGCCTGGATGTGGCGCCGGCTGCTGGTGGCGCTCGGCCTGGCCCACCAGGCGGGCGTCGTGCACGGCGCGGTCCTGCCGCCGCACGTGCTGATCGAGCCGGACGGGCACGGCGTGGTGCTGGTCGACTGGTGCTTCTCCGCGCCCGTCGGCAGCACCGTCCCCGCGCTGGTGCCCGGCTACGACGCGCGGTGGTACCCCGACGAGATCCCCCGGAAGCGCCCCTGCGGGCCGGGCACCGACATCGCGATGGCCAGCGGATGCATGAGCTGGCTGATGGGGCCGCGCGCGCCCCGCGAGCTGGACGCCTTCGCGCGGGGCTGCCGGCAGCGGGCGCTGGGCGCCCGGCCCGACGACGCGTGGCTCCTGCTGCGCGAGCTGGACGAGGTGCTGGACCGGCTCTACGGGCCGCGCACCTTCCGACCCTTCACCCTCACCCCGTAAGGAGCTGTCATGGGCAGTGGAATGTGGTCCACCGACGTGTACGACGCCGCCGACCGCTACCGCCGGAAGACCGGCAAGAGCGCGTTCTCCTACAGCGACAGCGG encodes:
- a CDS encoding acetyl-CoA C-acetyltransferase, whose translation is MQSIRRVAVIGGNRIPFARSNSRYASASNADMLGAALDGLVARFGLAGQRVGEVVAGAVLKHAKDFNLTREVVLGSKLDPHTPAYDIQQACGTGLEAAILVANKIALGQIEVGIAGGVDTTSDAPLAVNEEMRRTLLRLNSARTLGERLRIAAKLRPTQPFKPEIPRNAEPRTGLSMGEHAARTALRWQVDRQAQDELALRSHQRLAAAYDRGFFDDLVTPYLGLTRDQNLRPDTSLERLGTLKPVFGAKGPDAEAATMTAGNSSPLTDGASTVLLASEEWAREHNLPVLAWFSWSQAAAVDFVHGDEGLLMAPAYAVPRLLERAGLTLQDFDYYEIHEAFASQVLATLAAWESPEFCKDRLGLDAPLGAIDREKLNVNGSSLAAGHPFAATGGRIVATLAKLLAEKGGGRGLISICAAGGQGVTAILER
- a CDS encoding 3-oxoacyl-ACP reductase, encoding MTDRYASFVRSGAGRTLVKRLGLPDPPRLRRHTPGDPIVPGPVLLGAATGGRLAEQAGKVLTAAGVELRDPGAVESTERFAALVYDATGVTDSAELRQLYDFFHPRARSVLPSGRVVVLGTPPDECGSPREATAQRALEGLTRSIGKEFGRGVTAQLVYVTKDPDAGTWTSVEATLRFLLSGRSAYVSGQVVRVGAGTAVAPADWDRPLDGQVVLVTGAARGIGAALARVLARDGARVVALDIPAAGDELAAVANEIGGTAVQLDLTAPDAPARLAAHFADRHGRVDVVVHNAGITRDKTLGRMDADRWDSVIDVNLSSQERINDVLLERELIPAGGRIVSVSSIAGIAGNRGQTNYATSKAGVVGLVESLAPALRGRQISVNAVAPGFIETRLTARIPLVIREAGRRMNSMSQGGLPVDVAETIGWLAWPASGAVSGNVVRVCGQSLLGA
- a CDS encoding SigE family RNA polymerase sigma factor — its product is MRRADEDEYRQFVGARLDHLRRTAYLLCRDWHTADDLVSITLGKLYRAWPRVRAAENVDAYVRRVLTRVWLDERRRPWRRERSTDEVPDGAAPDSEPDLADRELLLELLGKLPERRRAVVVLRFYCDLSVEDTAQILGVTTGTVKSQAARALESLRLLAVDQPALRTGGFA
- a CDS encoding serine/threonine protein kinase; translated protein: MRTAEAVRLVTAARTDADLFGTDQSARRYRELVAALHPDRLPADPAVRAEATDAFIRVTTRWRARQVTVLGDYRLGTPAHSGDLADLYDVGADRLLKLPRRPTDNDLMAREAHALRTIAERGDPRYLPYVPRLVDSFRHSDAATGAERRINVLATAPGLHDLDEIRRAYPDGVDARDVAWMWRRLLVALGLAHQAGVVHGAVLPPHVLIEPDGHGVVLVDWCFSAPVGSTVPALVPGYDARWYPDEIPRKRPCGPGTDIAMASGCMSWLMGPRAPRELDAFARGCRQRALGARPDDAWLLLRELDEVLDRLYGPRTFRPFTLTP
- a CDS encoding MaoC/PaaZ C-terminal domain-containing protein; this encodes MPAAGALYRRALLGALPGLGGGRRSSGVPAVELAVGGIAVDRTHLADYDRVCGFRLTDRLPATFPHVMGFPLALRLMTAPEFPIPLTGVVHVGNRITVRRPVTADETLDFSAYAENLRPHDRGRQVDVVLVGSVGGEEVWRGVSTYLGREGKRGGGGRRDQPGRPTTPAGSARWRVEPRVGTDYGRVSGDHNPIHTSRLGARLFGFPRPIAHGMWSKARCLAALENRLPDAYTVEVAFKLPVPLPSTVSFGLLPEGGFALHDSRGRPHLAGLVR
- a CDS encoding NUDIX hydrolase, yielding MVDEQDFLAAYDPRAYPSVAVTVDVVALTIRDGALHLLLIRRGQPPFEGHWALPGGFVRPDEDLAAGARRELAEETGLGGEGLRRVHLEQLGSYGTPDRDPRMRVVSVAHLAFAPDLPDPAAGTDADEAIWLPVTALTSRQLAFDHGRIIDDALERARSKLEYTPLATRFLAGEFTVSELRAVYETVWGHPLHAGNFHRKVLSVPGFVESTGTSTERGGARGGPRARLYRAGDARLLHPALLRPAREETVR